From the genome of Pan troglodytes isolate AG18354 chromosome 16, NHGRI_mPanTro3-v2.0_pri, whole genome shotgun sequence:
CTTAGCTGGTACTATCTTGCACATAGGTGTATTTATCACAAAGGGAGATATTGGCATTAGCACCATCCTTGGATCTGCAATTTATAATCTCCTTGGCATCTGTGCTGCCTGTGGTTTGCTATCTAATACGGTATGTaacaaaaccattcaacaaaatgtattgtcttaaaaaattctaaagataACTGTTCGTCGTCTGGGATGGACAACAGGGCACTAATAATATGTGCAATCAAATTTATTAATCAGTAGAAAAACAACATGTATTCAATTTAATGTTAATCCACAAATAGCTCTTGGTCAGATTTATGAAAGTCTGTGTAAGTTAGaacacaattttacatttttttctctaagcaATATGCAAAAGATAACAATATttaactacaaatataaaaacaattttagtaTTATACTAAGGATTGTACTTGAAGAAGTtacaatgtaatggaaataaTAACTTACCATATTACAGGTCTCAACACTATCATGTTGGCCCCTCTTCAGAGACTGTGCAGCGTACACAATTAGTGTAGCAGCAGTTCTTGGTATAATATATGACAACCAAGTTTACTGGTAAGCTTGAAAATAATTCTTATGTAAAAATTAGAGATTTAATGAATTTCTGATggttcagtaattttttttttcagaaatgttatTTTAGTCACTTAATCTGCCACTTCTATACCATATTCCAACAGGTCTGTGAGTTAACCTCATCACAATTGTTGATTGAGTTCTTCTCACTAGTTTGCAATTTCTTTTTAGTCACTTCACagtctccttttttctctcactAGTCACTGGAGACCACCACTTTTCCTTCTCCCCACTGGCTGCCTATTCAGAAAGTTTCCCAACTCCTGTTGTCCATTAAAGCCACAACAGTTGACTTTTTCTTCTACTGGGTTACTGCTCACCTTGCCTTAGTTAGAAGTGTTCATGGCCACAAAAGACTGGAGAAGGATGGTAGAGGAAGTAAAAGAAGTCTTTTTAAATTCCTCCAAACTTCTGATGCTCATTCAGGAGAAACTATAGCCTTCCTCTAAGAAATAACAATGCttagcttttaatattaaaaattgtttgCTTTCCTTACAATCTCTCTGTGCCTAGCTggtccaagaaaatgaaaaaggtgGTGACTGAGTGGACAGATACTAACTTTTTCAACTAGTAAGCAGCAGGCACCTACTAGGTCCTTCTCACTATGCTAGATATCATAAGGGATAATGAAATGTAAAACACAGCTACACAGGTTATATACATTGCATAACTCCAGAGGACaccagaaaaatatgaaaaaaaaaagtaatggtgtCCATCTGGAGAACCATAACCTTGCAGCACGGCGTAATACCTGCTATCAAGAAACTTAAAACCTAGCCAGAAGCATAATTTCTAAACTAATCATCCTGTCCTCTAGTCCGTCTCCCTAAGACACTGTGTTGGTAGAATAGAAATCCTTCTAGAACTCAGCAGTTGTCTGTAAGGGACAGTGACTGTGAGAGTATCCAAGCTAATTCTTCCTCCATTAGGGAAATCAGAACTGTTCTTTAAGATACAGCAGACAGAGATTCACTGGCTATAAAAGGTAAATGCAAGGTTCAAATGTGATGGCATTAGCTAACTGCCAGAGTACAGGGAAACAGTTCTTGGTTCCAAgggtataattttatattttagaacatCTTGTTTTCTTGTGACTGTAAGCCAAATTCAGCTACATTCAAATCATTAAAAATGCTCTGTATGACAAACTGAAAAATCCCAGCCTAAGCCTCCCATATTCTGAGTAATATTTTACACAAAGTTCCTATACCAGAAAACTTGGACAGTTGAAATAACTTAACAGttactatattattttataattattatgtatgtTGGGGAATGTATTATGCCAATGAGCTGAGGCAGAAAATGTTCACcactatttattaattttacatttattttgaaaatctccaattatcattttcattgcatttttataCCTATCATTTGGAAGGAATCTACAAGTAAAAACGAGTTTGttgatcttgtttttttaaaaaaaaaaacacagaagtgtTCAGCTTttatcaataaacataataatgCTGTAATCAAGCCTGGAcaaatctacaaaacaaaaaatatctagaaatgtTTGATGGTTCTATGGCTACTTTTGTTAGAAAATCATTCAATAGATACTGCCCAAAAGCTATCAACTCTAAAATGACtttcacttttaatttaaaaacacaaatttctcTTTTATAGGTATGAAGGGGCTTTACTGCTTTTGATATATGGATTGTATGTTTTGGTGCTGTGTTTTGACATTAAAATTAACCAATATATTATAAAGAAATGCAGTCCTTGCTGCGCCTGTCTTGCCAAAGCTATGGAGAGAAGTGAACAACAGCCACTGATGGGCTGGGAAGATGAAGGTCAACCATTCATTCGTCGGCAATCAAGAACTGATAGTGGAATATTTTATGAAGATTCTGGCTACTCTCAGCTCTCTATAAGTTTACATGGTCTTAGTCAGGTTTCTGAAGGTAATCACTAAATCTTGCCCATTATTAAGTCTATTCGCaaaggaaaaactttaaaatttcatttcaattCAGCAAGTATTGTGTGCTTTTTATGTAAAAAAGACTGTGAAGACTCAGAAATGATAAAGACTAAGTCCCTACCTTTAAGGAACTTCCAATATCACAGGAAATACAAAATAGCTAAAGTATGAACGTTAAGTaccataaaaagagaaaaataaagtgtgacTGTGGTTCACAAATGGGACAGATTGCCAAAATGTGGTGAGGACAGATAGGAGATTTTCACAGAGAAGGGAGCATTTAAATTGGGCCCTGCTGGACAGGAAAGATTTTAACTAATGACATACGTTATGACCAATAAGTAGCAGCTACTGAGGTCTTCATTCCATAAATGATGCAGAGATAAAACACATAGAGCACAGTATGTGCATagtaaggaaggagaggaaaggtaGAAAGGAATAGGATAAGAAGAATCTTAAATGCTATTTTAAGAATCTTGGAAGGTTTCTGAGGAGAGAAATTATTAGAACTATTATCTTAGTAATGTTACCCAAAATGATGTTCACCGAACTAACATATGAAGAGACAAAGAGGTCTGTAAGAGAGGCTATTACAACAGCTGATGTGTTTACTAGGTGCCTAGACCAAGTGAAAGTGGTGGGAATAAATGAGAACAGATGTGAGACTATATGAAGGAAGCATCACCAAGACTATATGGGGccagaaaaaggaacaaagacaCCTCCTATGTTTTAATCTTGACTGAGAAAATGGGAACAGCACTTATTAAAACTGGGAACTCAGAAAAAGGGGCTGgtttggaagaaagaagaaaaacagctgaGGTTTACCATTGtttaaagcaatagcaaaacTTTTAGGTAAATAGGTTCAGTAGGAAGTCAGAAAATTCAGCTATGGTCAAAATTATAAGTTCATGGGTTACCTTTTTATAAAGTGGTTGTCCAAAACAGATTCTAAATTTAATTAAGCCTTTAGGAGGGTTTTATTCTAATTtactacttaaaattttaaaacatgacttttccccctttttacaaaaattttagcTTCTACTCTTTCAGGTATAAGAGGTATGCCTCTCCAAATTAAGTTTATAATAAGAAACGCAAAAGAACCAATCCAAATTCTTtgattatgttaaaattatatctaatatTACTTAATGGCACATTGGTTGAAGCTTGGCAAACTTTTTATGAGTTGTTGTACTAACATTAGTTTTAACATGATTTGATCCAATTGTTACATTATTTTGTAAATGCCATAcaaattttgaacatttttgaatTCGAATTTTTATCCAATATATTATCATTATCCTTCTACTAAATTaaattgaataaagaaatatactCAATTTTCATAAATTGTACTTTAGATGATATACTACCTCCTACTTTAAGGTTATTTCTATGAACTGTGGTAAAGTctgaatttaataaataaaatagtaatgaaATAGGACAAAAAAACCACTTCCACTAAGAATTAGGATATGCgacttaattaaaaaattatgctatgattattttatattctttaagtaTACATTATCTGGTACATAGGGCAGGCAGAGGCATCATCAATATTATGAAGTGGAGACAACTGGAGTAGCTAGGTTAGAAACCAGGTTAATCCCTTAAGCAAAAAGTTACTGAAGACAATCCACAGGAGATGTCCAATTGACACTTCATAAACACTATCTACAATATATTTAACGAATGGCCCAAgacatttttatagatttaagGCCCCAAATAAAGAAATGCGGAGTATCACATCTTACATTGTCTGCCCTAAAGTTTCAATTAGTTTCTTTTCACCAGCAATATCAGTAATGAGGTACTCAAATGTTTTAAACAGccttttaaaaactgatacaGCTAATTTATTTCAATATAGCTTTCTAAATAGGCATTTCTAACTTAATTAGCCATTTGAGAAAACTCAAAAGTGTCTACTTTTTCCACAACAGATCCACCAAGTGTTTTCAACATCCCTGAAGCAgacttaaaaagaattttttgggTATTATCCCTTCCTATTATTACATTACTTTTTCTAACCACACCAGATTGTAgaaaaaagttttggaaaaactactttgtgataacCTTTTTCATGTCTGCAATATGGATATCCGCATTTACATATATCCTGGTTTGGATGGTCACAATAACTGGTATGTATTTTAAGTACAATAGCACAACTTGAAAATATTCATATAAGAACAAATTGCATATGTTCACTCAAAGTAATCTAGCTACACAGCAAATTTCTTTTCAGCAAGATTGAAGATTAGTACCATTTACAAAATGATTAAGTATTACTATAACAAGATCACTGGAGTTTGTGAgttgcatattatatataaactgtattttccACTGTTATTTAGCCTGGGGTACAATTCAAGAGATcttataaatgaaatcaaattcATAGGATGTCTTTTTATTATGCTAATAATTTAATCACATTCCATGGGGTCCACAATAAACTCTTtatattgaattccattccataatgaaaaaaaaaaaaaacaaaaaaacaaaaacaaagcaaggagCTCTATTTTTGGGAAAACAATGGGTGCTCACTGCTTAACTGGATtgtattttatttggcttttcaaCACGGCAATACAAACATACTATGAAATGAGTGAAAAGGGCATAAAAGTTTTATTCTAGGTTTCTACTACCTTCATGATTAAGACTTAACTAACTACTGCTGCTTGGCCATAATCCACTACAGTCCCTAAACAAAAAAACTatgaacaaagacaaaaataatctgTAATTTCTCCTACAAATGTTAACCCAAATTAACTTACAGCAGAGGTGAACAAACTACTGCCTGTGTGCCAACATAACCCAGCTTGTTTTTATTAGTAAGgttttacatattatctatgatGGTTTTCACACTACATTGGCAAAGCTGAATAACTGCAACAGAAATCACacagcctgcaaagcctaaataATTACTATCTGGCCCCTCACAGACACAAAAATTTGTTGACCCTTGACTTTTCCCAAATTAATGTAAGTCTTAGAATAGTATGCTAGCAAAAAGTGgactatttcttcctttttttaatgagaaaaatgaaaaagtccAATTAGCTTGCATATTATATCTATCCAAATTCACTCAGCCAGAACACATTTgatactagaaaaataaaaagagagcaaAAATCATGTAATAGATCACAGAACAGCCCCCAAGATGATAAATATTAGTGTTATTTATGCACATATGAATTCTAGCAAAGCCAGTAACAGAAATTAACAACCAATTCCAATTCCAATATCAATGTATAAGCATGCAATAAATAAGCTACTTTCTAATTAAGTTATTTTAGTtggcattttaagaaaaaaaaaaaagaaaaaaaagacgcTAAACCAAGTTTTCAATTACAACATTAAAGGAGCAGTTACATAACCTTTTGTTTAACTTCTCTCTGGTTCTGTTTCtgagaataaatacatttctgaaaAATGTTGACCTGACATCAAATTTAACAGAAGTATTAATAAATTGGGACCATATGTTAGACTCAAGTAGAAAACAGGTTTTGTTTTCCTCAGAGATTAATGAACGTTCCCCCTCCCCCGCCCTGCCAAAGCCCACTAAATTAAGGTATATCACTAAAGTAGAACATAATAAATGGTATATATACATGTTAACATATTTATAGCTTAAAGATAGCTATAATTAATTTGCTTAACTCTgactaatatttttaagaaagaaaaagcggAATGATCAGTCTCATTATCAAATATTCAGCACAGCCCTGATGAGATAATGGTGGACATAAACATCTTTTGTAAGAATATCAAACAGGAAAATTTCTCATTGGCAGAATTTTGGCTGTTACGTATCTTTAGATATGTCATTGAAAATCTGTGCTACCTGGGTTACCCGAATTACCAGCCTGATTCAAATATGTTGCTAGCTAAAAAACTAATAAGCAAGCACATATTGGCTCTGAATTCTAAAtgtgcctattttatttttgttcacgAAGGAAATATCCAAAATAACTGCAAAGGATGGTTAGTGAATCTTTAAGATTTGTAACTTGAAATATCTGTTTATTACAGGGGAAACACTAGAAATTCCCGATACAGTAATGGGCCTTACTTTATTAGCAGCAGGAACAAGCATACCAGACACAATTGCAAGTGTGTTGGTTGCAAGAAAAGGTAAGAACTAGGTCCCTCAAGCTGCAATGGTCATTCTACAAGGCTAGAATGAGTAAAagtagctttaaaaatgtttacttccggccgggtgtggtggctcgcgcctgtaatcccaggattttgggaggccgaggcgggtggatcacgaggtcaggagtttgagaccagcctgaccaacatggtgaaacccagtctctactaaaaatacaaaaattagccgggcgtggtggcatgcgcctgtaatcccagctactcaggaggctgaggcaggagaattgtttgaatccaggaggcggaggttgcagtgagccgagattgcgccacggcactccagcagcctgggcaacagagcgagactgtgtctcaaaaaacaaaaaccaaaaaaaaaaaaaaaagtttacttccTCAGTAACATACtttgaagggggaaaaaagtgaCTCCAGAGGAAAAGTTTACTATTTAATAGCAGGTTAATTTCACTCAATCTAATCCCCCAAATAATATTCATTTGAAATGTATGTTAAATAGTAATTAACCATTAACCATGTTAAATTACAATGAAAAGCAACAAGTAAGCTATATACCTTATTGAAAAAtggtttaataaatataattattaaataaatgttaagacTTTAAATACTAAcccaagaaaaatttaaaaatacaaattcagtAAGACTTTTGCTCTAACaacaatttttcaaaatgaatcaacaacaaaaaagtatccagtgtttcttttcttatgaAGATTATTAATAAAACACAGTATTGGTAAGCACATTTTAACAGTATGCTTTTCTTCTGTAGGGAAAGGAGATATGGCTATGTCTAACATCGTGGGATCCAATGTGTTTGATATGTTGTGCCTTGGTATTCCATGGTTTATTAAAACTGCATTTATAAATGGATCAGCTCCTGCAGAAGTAAACAGCAGAGGACTAACTTACATAACCATCTCTCTcaacatttcaattatttttctttttttagcagtTCACTTCAATGGCTGGAAACTAGACAGAAAGTTGGGAATAGTCTGCCTATTATCATACTTGGGGCTTGCTACATTATCAGTTCTATATGAACTTGGAATtattggaaataataaaataaggggCTGTGGAGGTTGATATTATTAATAGTGTTATGCAGAAAATATGAATggcagggaggggcagagagaaaaatccatttcttcatttaaatcaaattttaaaaatcttgaaccTTAGAATCTAAAACTTACTTACAGTAATTTAAAACCAACCAAAATCACATCCTAATTTTTCTGAGCCCTTTCTTTTCAtgaaaaattacatattataaaaCAGAAGTTTGGGGGGAAAAAATCTATGTTTTACCATACAATAAGTTGACAAAAACTGGAGAAACTAGAACAAACATATCCAACTATGTAGTActgaaaacaacaagaaaatggcttatttcattaaaaacagTATAACCATTCATTTAAACTGAATGACCAGACTTGCTGTCTTTAAAAACCCAAACTTGAGATTAACAAAAATTACagtatatttttaacattatacTGTTAAAAGCTGGTGGgagttttaaaagttcatttttacAGCTTTTGTAAGCAtacaatattactttaaaaaaatgacttttactAGGAGATTCAGCAAAACAGATGTAGGAATGTTCCAACCATGGCTTGAAATTATGCATTACGATCCAAGCGAACATCAATTTCTCTGCCACTGATTTTTATGCCATTCATTATTCTGCAGGCTTTTTCAGCTGATTCTGGGGAGTCAAATCTGACTGTTCCACAGCCTTTTGACTTTccattctccatttttatttctgcaaacaTTACATGacctgtaaaataaaagttacagaaTTACTAGTCAGTTTAAATAAGTTCTATTTCACTTTATAGGTCTGAAATTCCTCATAGCCAATTGTGAtaattaatttgattaaaaacattaattatttaaaataaataatataagcaTTATATTTGGACTAAAATACAATTCatataaagtaataaatatatacatattagaaTATACAAAATTGGAATCAGGAAAGATTTTCTTAggatttaatgtattttatttatgttaaatcCCTAATTCCTGAGGTTAATTTTATAAGCAATAAGTCAAGCTAGCACAAAATGCCACCAACTCACCATGCCCTATAACAAACTTAcacatttaaacaaaattatttttagaataaacgGTTGCTTACTGCTCAGTCTCCCtaatctctcttccttcccttttatCCTCATTTCACTCCTTTATCCCCTGCAAACAAGTGCAACTGACCAGAAATCTAATTTCTATCAGGCTACAAAGGGCCCCACTAATTCTGCTTTGCAACCACAGTGCCAAAGCCGTTTATTCAATATCACAGTTTGAGCTCAAAGTCTTAAGAATGGCATCAAATATGCTACGGAAATAGTCATGGGAAGAGATAGCACAGATTTAAATCAATAAAGGTAAAAACAGTGATGTCAAGGAGAATATCAGAGAAGCttcaggaaagaggaagaaaaccaGAAACCTGTCCTTATGCAGTTATAATATCATTGCTAACTCTAGAGACTGGTATTTGAAGTAAATCAATACCATTTATCAAAATACAAAGTGGCCATAAGAATTCATCACTACAATAGAACACTTTTGAGAGTAAAAGGGGGAGTTATCAATAATTACACATAAGTAACAGATGTAAAGGGAGACTATCCCCAGGCAAACTGGAATACATGGTCACTCAATCCAAACAGGTCATAAATTTAGGGTGTGACTACTTACCAAAATATTTCCCTCCCCACTAGATGAACATGTCAAAACAAATCAAGTTAGAAGACTTTAAATATTATAGTTGCCAGATCACTATGGGCTAATTTTAGTCTGGCAACCAAATCAGACAGCCAGACATATTTAGTTCtaggaagggaggagaaaaaaaaggagaaaggtaaAAGCAAGAGGACCTGTCGAAAAACTGCATAAGCCCTTTCCAGATGATAAGATCAAACTTTAATATCAATCCATAAGgaagttttttttctgttgaaatcTTGATCTGAATAATCTCTTACCTATAACATGATGGACTACTTTATACTTTCACTTTTTCATCCACTCCCTATTACTGCATTTCTTTTTGAAAACCAACTGGTAGTCAACTGCTCACCTACTAAACACTAATTAAATGGTCTAGGATAATAAATGTCATACTGAGACAAAACCAGTATCTTGTTACACAGGCCAGATAGTCTTTAAATGTGTTCTGAAAAGTTGTAAAATAGGCTAATCTCCAGAGAAATTACATGATAATGGTTAAAGTAGATCCAAATAATATTTAGCCcacaactggaatgaaatggggaaaaaaagcaaaaacacagcAATCACACTTTCTAATAAACATCATAAAATGAAActggaaaacacattttaaaacaatttaaagataAATGCAGCACAATTTCCAGAGTCCTCTTAATATCTTGAATGCTGGTACCTGAAAAAAAGCAAGTTTAATTAAAGAAGCTGTTGGTAAATGACAGCACCTTACACAGTTATTTTCAAAAGAACTGTGGAGGATTTTCAAGGGCTTTTAAGGTTAAAGGTTCTTCCTTATCTTAATTTTACCTAAAAACGTAGAGTTTTTCTTAAGTATCCCATCACAGATTTATCAGCAATAGTAAAGTTCACCTAAGCAAGAAATCTTCAAAacctcaaaagaaaatatgtcaCTATTTCTTGCATAATCTGTCTCTCGATCTTTCAGGacagtttctcttttttgtttttctcttaaattGCCTCTTTCAGTTTAGAAATCAGCACTCAGACctccaaattcctgacctcacaaTGACCTCAAAAATTTTCTAGTTGACAAGGTCCCTCAGCTAAGATACTTGAACTTTCTTACAGTTCTGATGTTCAAGCTATATGGACAGTAgcccataaatatttgttttatggttAGACTGCTCCCCTAAAAAGAATCCCAGCAGTACAGAACCAGAAAGAGTTATAAATGTTCTAAGTTTCTTCCTGATCCTATAAAAACACcaactgaaatattttcttttctaaagataaataattgaggagaaaaaaattagtttcaaATAGCTGATTAAAATCAGACCTGCCTGACTTTTTACATGCTCTGAGAACTTCCTCAACTAAGTTAAATATCTAATAATCTTGTACGattccaagaaaacaaaaacaggactGATATTTTGGCAACAGCACAGGACAAAATAGTATGCCATGAGAAATCAGTATCACAGAATAATCAAACATATTGCTGTTACATATACTAGTAATAAAAAGGATTTGTCCCACAGTAAAAGAaacctttctgttttatttaaccCAGTCTATAAACATCTTGTGGGGTATATTTTGGGATATGCCAGTataaaaacacatgtaaaaataGACCAAATTAAAGGATGTTCAATAAAATCTACTGCCTACATGAAGTTAACACAACCACGGATGAAAACAGGAAAATCAGAAATTCTACGATAAGAAAACATAATAAGGATATAAGGGATAGAAAAGCAAAGTATTCTGTTGTTTCTTTACAAACAAAAGACAGAGCCTATCAATGAATGCTCATCATATATCATTTGTACTATTACTGCAATTTTACTGTTAAGTTATTCTAAAGTCCACTCAAAATGCTTGAAGCAGCAAGTACTTTAATCAATAAAATCTACCATAAGCCTCCATTTTCCATGCAGTTGACAAGCACACTGATATAGAAATACTACATAATGGAAATCTGTGGAACAAAGTTATATCTGTTTATATGGCTTATAGCAAGAATAATTGAGAATGGGTTTTCCTTGTGCTGAAGTTCTAAAATGTTATAGTCTTGCATCATACTGAGCCAGAAGGCCAGAATGCAGCTAAAGTATACAGATGACATGACATGGGAGCACATTTAAAAGACTATGCCCATTTGACCCTATTAGCACAAGCTGAAATGATGTGGGGTCCAATACTAAATAGGTTAATTTATTTATACTCAGCCTTTTTGAAAATGCATCTCTCTGAGGAATTACACAAGGCAAGATAAAAAGATAGATCTCTTTTGCTACAGGAAAGATGTGTATCTTACCAGCCTGGGGTCAAAAATGTTACCTTTAGGGGCTTGATGGAGCCAGAAAATAGCAGTTATATTCACTTATTTCTCATCTTGTTATATTTGGAAAGATCTGAAAACAATCTTTTCTGAATTACAAAGGCTGAGAAAATGTTCTATTGAGGGTAATATAACCCATAATATAACATTTACTCAGCCTTTGTAATTACTCCATCAAGAACAGTTAATCACTAGAGATAATTTATAAGCAGAGGGGGTTGCCAGTGGCACCCTTTACTGACAGATATTGTTTATGGGAGATGCATGGAGTACTACTAGATTCTTACTAAGAAGCAAGCAAGAGAATATACTTACTCTCTTTGGGcttacaagaaaaacaacaacagaagacTGCCTTTTACTGCCCAAGAGGCCATTACTGGCTTGCAGCATGTTAAAAAGAAATGTCTCATACTAAGAAAAAGATTTATAAATAAGTGACATGGCAGAAAAATGGATGGTTCAGTTCATACTAGCTAGATAATTTGTATAGTTGTCAATAGCTGGACACTTAATTCTATATTATTATAACTTTTCCATCAATGTAGTTCAAGGTTAAAAATAAGGGAGATATAGGGAATTGTGTAAATATGGTATTATCTTAATATAAAACCTAAGAGTCAGAAACTTTTACAAAAGAattgataaaacaaaaatcattaatcttaaaatataattataatcgaaaaaggattataagaataGAGCTAAAAT
Proteins encoded in this window:
- the SLC24A5 gene encoding sodium/potassium/calcium exchanger 5, with protein sequence MQTKGGQTWARRALLLGILWATAHLPLSGTSLPQRLPRATGNSTQCVISPSSEFPEGFFTRQERRDGGIIIYFLIIVYMFMAISIVCDEYFLPSLEIISESLGLSQDVAGATFMAAGSSAPELVTAFLGVFITKGDIGISTILGSAIYNLLGICAACGLLSNTVSTLSCWPLFRDCAAYTISVAAVLGIIYDNQVYWYEGALLLLIYGLYVLVLCFDIKINQYIIKKCSPCCACLAKAMERSEQQPLMGWEDEGQPFIRRQSRTDSGIFYEDSGYSQLSISLHGLSQVSEDPPSVFNIPEADLKRIFWVLSLPIITLLFLTTPDCRKKFWKNYFVITFFMSAIWISAFTYILVWMVTITGETLEIPDTVMGLTLLAAGTSIPDTIASVLVARKGKGDMAMSNIVGSNVFDMLCLGIPWFIKTAFINGSAPAEVNSRGLTYITISLNISIIFLFLAVHFNGWKLDRKLGIVCLLSYLGLATLSVLYELGIIGNNKIRGCGG